A genome region from Glycine max cultivar Williams 82 chromosome 5, Glycine_max_v4.0, whole genome shotgun sequence includes the following:
- the LOC100800996 gene encoding uncharacterized protein — protein sequence MDKVSSDCPYPGCFFCVMKEGNPSKRRASVLKFFRELPCQDDDGQVLPISGLWNTAMAHPNDPEFLELGIFECMSALIWKGLKNRRWLSHDQNIYIPYYAAHIIGSYTMNMEEFAESAVHAGVIPPLVELLRGRLTWVEQRVAVRALGHLATYASTFPAIASHGEILELSIQLAMSSLEIVYSHFYQYVDRRLSYHCDLLTRGMGGVEMESRKAEEWASQLQCWSLQLINCFAFKHEFLPTICKPEFLIKLPGMWGGLVNENSPAGIGLLRTICHQKLGRGPVASCPGIIDALCNIARSSDDWQYMAIDCLLWLLEDPNTCHKVIDKVVPALVDLAEITTLGDHKKLGDLVVNVLQECIQSQGSGRSSISSHTKEQIEDILNSKQRLKWEKNMPKEDLHIKQAAALVVKLEGNSLFSSGSIAGAASKYSEALALCPMRSRKERVVLYSNRAQCHLLLQQPLAAISDATRALCLHKPVNRHAKSLWRRAQAYDMLGLAKESLLDAILFINECSQSNDPDLSLRQNKVPDYAERLVKKQMRAAWLFREAAIKHGGVHSQGDGGDMYGPETDDSEWETASESDIGNDGRDDMGEDDDGDWNNDDERKNYDKPSMKDIKHGYNVQLAEEEP from the exons ATGGATAAGGTTTCATCAGACTGTCCGTACCCGGGATGCTTCTTTTGTGTCATGAAGGAAGGGAATCCAAGCAAGCGCAGAGCAAGTGTACTGAAATTCTTTAGAGAACTTCCGTGTCAAGATGATGATGGTCAGGTTCTCCCTATCAGTGGCCTTTGGAACACTGCTATGGCACACCCAAATGACCCGGAGTTCCTAGAGCTAGGAATATTTGAATGCATGTCTGCTCTCATATGGAAGGGACTGAAGAACAGGCGCTGGCTTTCTCAtgaccaaaatatatatattccttaTTATGCAGCTCATATCATCGGTTCCTACACAATGAATATGGAAGAATTTGCAGAAAGTGCCGTGCATGCTGGGGTCATTCCTCCTTTGGTCGAGCTTTTACGAGGTAGATTAACTTGGGTTGAGCAGAGGGTGGCGGTTAGAGCATTGGGACACTTGGCTACATATGCCAGCACTTTTCCAGCCATAGCAAGTCATGGTGAAATTCTTGAGCTCTCCATCCAATTGGCAATGAGTTCCCTGGAAATAGTTTATTCACACTTTTACCAATATGTTGATAGAAGACTTAGCTATCATTGTGATCTGCTTACACGTGGCATGGGTGGTGTTGAAATGGAGTCCAGGAAGGCTGAGGAATGGGCTAGTCAGTTGCAGTGTTGGTCCCTTCAGCTAATTAATTGCTTTGCTTTTAAACATGAATTTCTTCCTACCATATGCAAACCCGAATTTCTGATAAAACTACCTGGCATGTGGGGTGGACTTGTTAATGAAAATTCACCTGCTGGTATTGGTTTATTAAGAACAATTTGTCATCAAAAACTTGGTAGGGGGCCTGTTGCCAGTTGCCCTGGTATTATTGATGCATTGTGTAATATTGCTCGGTCTTCAGATGATTGGCAGTATATGGCTATTGATTGCCTTCTATGGCTGCTTGAAGATCCCAATACATGTCACAAG GTGATTGATAAAGTGGTGCCTGCATTAGTTGACCTTGCTGAGATTACAACTCTGGGTGATCATAAAAAGCTTGGCGATTTAGTTGTTAATGTTCTTCAAGAGTGCATCCAGTCTCAAGGGTCAGGACGAAGCTCGATTAGTAGTCATACTAAAGAGCAGATTGAggatattttaaattcaaagcAGAGATTAAAGTGggaaaagaatatgcccaaggAAGATCTACATATTAAGCAGGCTGCAGCGCTGGTTGTCAAACTTGAAGGAAATTCTCTGTTCTCATCTGGAAGTATTGCTGGAGCTGCATCAAAATACTCTGAAGCTTTGGCATTGTGTCCTATGAGATCAAGGAAGGAGAGAGTTGTTCTATACAGTAATCGTGCTCAATGCCACCTTTTGCTGCAACAACCTTTGGCTGCCATAAGTGATGCTACCCGTGCACTATGTCTCCATAAACCTGTCAATCGTCATGCCAAAAGCCTTTGGAGACGAGCACAAGCTTATGACATGCTTGGATTAGCGAAAGAGAGTTTATTGGAtgctattttatttataaatgagTGCTCTCAGTCAAATGATCCTGATCTCTCACTGAGGCAAAATAAAGTTCCAGATTATGCCGAGCGTTTAGTTAAGAAGCAGATGCGTGCTGCTTGGTTATTTCGAGAGGCAGCTATTAAGCATGGTGGGGTCCATAGTCAGGGTGATGGCGGTGATATGTATGGCCCAGAGACTGATGATTCTGAATGGGAGACAGCTAGTGAAAGTGATATAGGAAATGATGGACGGGATGACATGGGCGAAGACGACGATGGTGATTGGAATAATGATGATGAGAggaaaaattatgacaaacccTCGAtgaaag ATATAAAGCATGGATACAATGTGCAGCTTGCGGAAGAAGAACCTTGA